The Herminiimonas arsenitoxidans sequence TTGGATAGCAACCTGGATTGCCGACGATGCGCGCCTTGCGGATCGCATCGCGATTCAATTCAACCAAGCCGTAAGCCGCTTCTTTCAGCAACTCAGGGCAGGTATGCGGAATTTTGTACCATTTCTCGAATGCAGCGATATCCTGCAAACGGAAGTCAGCCGCCAGATCAATGACCTTGACACCAGCCGCCAGCAACTCAGGCGCTTGCGCCATCGCCACACCGTGCGGCGTAGCAAAAAAGACGACATCACATTCAGTCAGCTTGGCTTTTTCCGGTGATGAAAAAGCCAGATTCACGCGCCCACGCAATGACGGGAACATATCTGCCACCGGCAAACCATCTTCCTTACGCGAAGTAATAGCGGTGAGTTCAACCTCCGGGTGCGTTGCCAACAAGCGCAATAATTCCACGCCTGTATAACCGGTGCCGCCGACGATGCCAACCTTAATCATGTTTCTTCCTAGCAAAATGTACTTCGTTTTATTTTAACAGGCGATGGAGCACAAACGTTTGCACTCACACGCACTTTACAAACAGAGGCTCCAGATAAAAAAAGCCGCCAGGCGTAAACCGGGCGGCTTTTCGATGCTCTGAAAACGCTGATTAACGCTTGGAGAACTGTTTTGCGCGACGTGCTTTACGCAGGCCGACTTTTTTACGTTCAACTTCACGTGCATCGCGAGTAACAAAACCGGCTTTCGACAGTTCTGGTTTCAAGGTTGCATCGTAGTCGATCAGAGCACGGGTGATGCCGTGACGCACAGCGCCCGCTTGGCCGGATTCACCGCCACCGTTGACGTTAACCATGATGTCGAATGTTTCAACATTGTTGGTCAATTCCAAAGGCTGACGAATCACCATCAAACCGGTTTCGCGCGAAAAATATTCATTCGCTGGCTTGCCGTTGACGACGATTTGGCCGGAGCCGGATTTGATGAAGACGCGAGCCACTGCACTCTTGCGACGGCCGGTTCCGTAATTGTAGTTACCGATCATGTCTATTCCTTAGAGTTCAAGTGCTTTAGGTTGCTGCGCAGCGTGCGGATGAGTTGCCTCAGCGTACACTTTGAGCTTCTTGATCATCGCGTAGCCGAGTGGGCCTTTAGGCAACATGCCTTTGACCGCTTTCTCAAGCGCACGACCTGGAAAACGCTCTTGCATTTTCTTGAAGTTCGTTTCATAGATACCGCCTGGGTAACCAGTGTGGCGATAGTATGTTTTTTCTGTTGCTTTGGTACCGGTCACGCGCAGTTTGCCTGCGTTGACGACGACAATGAAGTCGCCTGTATCGACGTGAGGGGTAAATTCCGGTTTGTGTTTGCCGCGCAGTCGGAGTGCCACTTCGCTGGCAACACGTCCGAGGACTTTGTCCGTCGCGTCAATCACGAACCAATCGCGCTGGACTTCGTGTCCTTTAGCGGAGAAGGTTTTCATGATGACTTCCTAATTAAATAAATCGCTCAAATGGTGGTTACGCGCGCCTTGCTGCTGATTGCCCGCGTACTCGGCCTTGTTATCTCTTCCTGAGCAAACGAAAGAACCGCAGATTATAGTCTTTTCAAGGACTTAGCGTCAAATT is a genomic window containing:
- the rpsI gene encoding 30S ribosomal protein S9, translating into MIGNYNYGTGRRKSAVARVFIKSGSGQIVVNGKPANEYFSRETGLMVIRQPLELTNNVETFDIMVNVNGGGESGQAGAVRHGITRALIDYDATLKPELSKAGFVTRDAREVERKKVGLRKARRAKQFSKR
- the rplM gene encoding 50S ribosomal protein L13 encodes the protein MKTFSAKGHEVQRDWFVIDATDKVLGRVASEVALRLRGKHKPEFTPHVDTGDFIVVVNAGKLRVTGTKATEKTYYRHTGYPGGIYETNFKKMQERFPGRALEKAVKGMLPKGPLGYAMIKKLKVYAEATHPHAAQQPKALEL